Within the Aeromicrobium sp. Root236 genome, the region AGTTGCTGCTCGCGGCCGACGAGGTGATCGACTTGCCGAGACCGCCGATCGGACCGCCGAAGTACTCGGCGATCAGCGCGGAGATGACCGCCAGCGACGAGGCGACGCGCAGGCCCGTGAAGACGTACGGCGCGGCGGTCGGCAGGGTCACCGCGAGCTGCTGCTGGCGGGCCGAGGCCGCGTAGACCCGCATGAGGTCACGGTGCACGGGACGCACCTGCCTCAGGCCGCGCAGCGTGTTGATGTAGACCGGGACGATCACCGCGACCGCCGCGACGATCTGCCGGGCGGTCTCCTTGTCGGCGCCGTACATCGTGTAGAGCACCGGTGCCAGCGCGACGATCGGCATGACCGCGAGGGCCGCGACGAGTGGCGCCACGATCGTGTCGAAGATGCGCCACACGCCGGCGATGATCGCGCCGAGGATGCCGACCAGGGCGCCCACGACGAGCCCGATCAGGGCGTTGAGGC harbors:
- a CDS encoding ABC transporter permease, with the translated sequence MSATTATIPERALARGSAYRTVVAPIVLGVAMLGLWQGVVDGFGIEQYIVPTPTDIWHEITDNVGSIVDGSARTGLNALIGLVVGALVGILGAIIAGVWRIFDTIVAPLVAALAVMPIVALAPVLYTMYGADKETARQIVAAVAVIVPVYINTLRGLRQVRPVHRDLMRVYAASARQQQLAVTLPTAAPYVFTGLRVASSLAVISALIAEYFGGPIGGLGKSITSSAASSNYALAWAYVFGAIVLGLVFYCAALAVEMFFTRHRSTP